A region of Paenibacillus sp. 37 DNA encodes the following proteins:
- the nagZ gene encoding beta-N-acetylhexosaminidase, producing the protein MHNYRYNSNNKWRKPLHMMCLLLGIILLLSACGQAQKPSSATDSNTGSNAGSNSGQSSSSPEQNTAPPQEEVQEEPQEEVDPVQEQLSSLTLEEKIGQMILAGVQGTTLDDQAKQMITNQKVGGIIFYANNVSTLEGTAKFVQSIKEANQSNPVPIFMSVDQEGGKVSRMPETVESIPSSRKVGETKDSALAEKMGELLARQVQLAGFNVDFAPVLDVNSNPKNPVIGDRSFGSSAELVSRMGIAEMKGLRKEGIIPVVKHFPGHGDTSVDSHLDLPVVNKTEKQLAELEWIPFQAAVKEQVEAVMVAHILFPKLDPDHPASLSDVIIGEHLRGKFKYDGVVITDDLSMGAIAKNFKLDQAALATVKAGSDILLVAHSYESAKTIFDTLISAVKSGEISESRIDESVYRILALKQQYKLSDDQKASGDLKQLNADIVDWRKQIDAR; encoded by the coding sequence TTGCACAACTATAGGTACAACTCGAACAATAAATGGAGAAAACCACTGCATATGATGTGTCTTCTGCTGGGGATCATTCTGCTTTTATCGGCATGTGGCCAAGCACAGAAACCTTCCTCCGCAACGGACTCGAATACCGGCTCCAATGCTGGCTCCAACTCAGGGCAATCTTCCTCATCGCCGGAGCAGAATACCGCTCCACCGCAGGAAGAAGTGCAAGAGGAACCGCAAGAGGAAGTCGATCCGGTGCAGGAGCAGCTCAGTTCATTAACGTTAGAAGAGAAGATTGGACAGATGATACTAGCCGGTGTTCAAGGGACGACGTTGGATGATCAAGCCAAACAGATGATTACGAATCAAAAGGTAGGGGGCATTATTTTCTATGCCAACAATGTATCAACACTAGAGGGAACAGCCAAGTTTGTACAATCCATCAAGGAAGCGAATCAGTCCAACCCAGTACCAATCTTCATGAGTGTGGATCAGGAGGGCGGCAAAGTGAGTCGTATGCCGGAGACGGTGGAATCCATTCCTTCCAGTAGAAAAGTAGGGGAGACGAAAGACAGCGCGCTTGCTGAAAAAATGGGCGAATTGCTGGCCAGACAAGTTCAGCTTGCGGGTTTTAATGTGGACTTTGCTCCTGTGCTGGATGTGAACAGTAACCCGAAGAACCCGGTGATTGGAGATCGTTCATTCGGCAGCTCGGCAGAACTGGTGTCACGTATGGGGATTGCAGAGATGAAGGGACTACGTAAAGAAGGCATTATTCCGGTAGTGAAACATTTTCCGGGTCATGGTGATACGTCCGTGGACTCCCATCTCGATCTGCCTGTCGTGAATAAAACGGAAAAACAATTGGCCGAGCTTGAATGGATTCCATTCCAGGCCGCAGTGAAGGAGCAGGTAGAGGCGGTCATGGTTGCACACATTTTGTTCCCGAAGCTGGATCCGGATCATCCAGCCTCCTTATCGGATGTCATTATTGGTGAACATTTGCGTGGGAAGTTCAAGTATGATGGTGTGGTCATCACAGATGACCTGAGCATGGGTGCAATCGCGAAGAACTTCAAGTTGGACCAGGCAGCCCTGGCAACGGTTAAAGCAGGAAGTGACATTCTGTTGGTAGCTCACAGTTATGAGAGTGCCAAGACGATTTTTGATACGCTAATAAGTGCGGTGAAGTCAGGTGAGATCTCTGAGTCTCGAATTGATGAAAGTGTATATCGTATCCTGGCGCTGAAGCAACAATACAAGTTATCCGATGATCAGAAAGCTTCTGGAGACCTGAAGCAATTGAATGCAGATATTGTGGATTGGCGTAAGCAAATCGATGCTAGATAA
- a CDS encoding response regulator transcription factor, whose protein sequence is MYTIMIIEDDPKIAGLLKSHIERYGDRAVLVEDFEMIVQQFEQVQPHVVLLDINLPSYDGFYWCRQIRTLSTCPILFISARSGKMDQVMALENGADDYITKPFEHEIVIAKIRSQLRRVYGDYAARDEERKVELDGLVVYLERLEIQLGDRKVQLTKKETILLETLLRRSPKLVSRETILEKLWDDSFVDDNTLSVNVTRVRKRLAELGITDALETVRGSGYRLNNTWKASSPS, encoded by the coding sequence ATGTATACCATTATGATAATAGAGGACGATCCCAAGATTGCGGGATTATTGAAATCACATATTGAACGCTATGGGGACCGGGCCGTTCTGGTCGAGGATTTTGAGATGATTGTGCAACAGTTTGAGCAGGTACAGCCACATGTGGTACTTCTGGATATCAACTTGCCCAGTTACGATGGTTTCTATTGGTGCCGCCAGATTCGTACGCTGTCCACATGCCCCATTTTGTTTATCTCCGCGCGGAGTGGGAAGATGGATCAGGTCATGGCACTGGAGAACGGGGCGGATGATTATATCACGAAGCCATTTGAGCATGAGATTGTTATAGCGAAAATTCGCAGTCAGCTGCGCCGGGTATATGGGGACTATGCTGCACGTGATGAAGAACGCAAGGTGGAACTGGACGGCTTGGTCGTGTACTTGGAAAGACTGGAGATTCAGCTTGGTGATCGCAAAGTGCAGCTGACGAAGAAGGAAACGATCCTGCTGGAAACGTTACTGCGCCGCAGTCCAAAGCTTGTGAGCAGAGAGACAATCCTGGAGAAGCTGTGGGATGACTCTTTTGTGGATGACAATACACTCAGCGTTAACGTTACTCGGGTGCGTAAACGCTTAGCCGAACTTGGTATTACGGACGCACTGGAAACGGTCAGAGGTTCTGGTTACCGATTGAACAATACCTGGAAGGCCTCTTCACCATCATGA
- a CDS encoding sensor histidine kinase, protein MRLFIREHLALTCWVVAILFTVVAVFWYDGYNDWITAAYAVTLGLFLYIGYLVYRYFSHRSFYTRMSRSMDSLKEFVPLNETSPLSLALEKLLDSQYGQYHAHLHRLEQRQQEYLTFMNQWVHQMKTPLSVIELTLEGQEDDDPRFISIREEADQMRRGLETVLYVARLDTFEQDFSVEPVMLKTAGEEAIHELKRFFIRNHVYPEMHIEPSLVVQSDAKWLRFVLVQLLSNAIKYSAGSGQKIYVRAYEEERSIMLEVQDQGIGIPKSDLNRVFQPFFTGENGRHFKESTGMGLYIAKEVLTRMNHRIDLESVYGEGTTARITFSS, encoded by the coding sequence ATGAGATTGTTTATACGAGAACATCTCGCTTTAACGTGCTGGGTTGTTGCCATCTTGTTCACCGTTGTTGCAGTATTCTGGTATGACGGTTACAACGATTGGATCACGGCTGCTTATGCCGTAACGTTGGGATTATTTTTATACATCGGATATTTGGTGTATCGTTATTTTTCACATCGCTCCTTTTATACCCGGATGTCACGATCGATGGATTCGCTGAAGGAATTTGTACCATTGAACGAAACAAGTCCTTTATCACTGGCGCTGGAAAAGCTGCTGGATTCACAATACGGACAGTACCATGCTCATCTCCATCGGCTGGAACAACGGCAGCAAGAATATCTGACATTCATGAACCAGTGGGTCCATCAGATGAAGACACCGTTATCCGTCATTGAGTTGACCCTGGAAGGTCAGGAAGATGATGATCCTCGGTTCATAAGCATTCGGGAGGAAGCGGACCAGATGAGACGGGGATTGGAGACTGTGCTGTATGTGGCGCGGTTGGATACCTTCGAACAGGATTTCAGTGTGGAACCTGTGATGCTGAAGACCGCTGGGGAAGAAGCGATCCATGAGCTCAAGCGATTCTTTATTCGCAATCACGTCTATCCAGAGATGCATATAGAACCTTCGCTGGTTGTGCAATCCGATGCCAAGTGGCTTCGTTTTGTCTTGGTACAGTTACTGTCGAACGCAATAAAGTACTCCGCGGGCAGCGGGCAAAAGATCTATGTGCGTGCATATGAAGAGGAACGCTCTATCATGCTGGAAGTGCAGGATCAGGGCATCGGAATTCCGAAGTCTGATCTAAACCGGGTATTCCAACCTTTCTTCACCGGGGAGAACGGGCGGCATTTCAAAGAGTCCACAGGCATGGGGCTGTATATTGCCAAAGAAGTGTTAACGCGGATGAATCATCGGATTGATCTTGAATCTGTGTACGGCGAAGGAACGACCGCCCGAATCACATTCAGCTCCTGA